Proteins encoded within one genomic window of Panicum virgatum strain AP13 chromosome 1N, P.virgatum_v5, whole genome shotgun sequence:
- the LOC120653383 gene encoding uncharacterized protein LOC120653383, giving the protein MPATSQTSSLMLSEGATTSVHGASHQGASHQGASHQNQALPMSPLAACSVDSHASNASSVRPALPASDAPQTPQSVKSTANYKDKSENPVVKLSKSALVPQKTSTRKRSRPTSKGNVAKKLMIDDEAEEDDGGSSGGAASADQQSLPLYSRHPLLSRAQLPPPLSSSRAPPPAGSPYSRRFHRPCLSPARRTPRRLRAAWPALGRRPRQARRAAGPCAAAGRRPCARSAWPLDRGGLAARKLSRRQHGLFFPEQGKILTLPVLRANSGGLVVKFNSLQGFVPNPLLSPVHWCRDPKRPIQDVSKDLVGTSISVKVRFLVRAGRQVQEVYLTSSLDQEGIKKAVQRVLGRVP; this is encoded by the exons ATGCCGGCCACATCCCAGACATCTTCACTCATGTTGTCAGAAGGTGCCACCACCAGCGTGCATGGCGCTTCTCACCAGGGCGCTTCTCACCAGGGCGCTTCTCATCAGAACCAGGCTCTTCCTATGTCACCACTTGCTGCCTGCTCTGTTGATAGCCATGCCTCCAACGCCTCCTCGGTCAGGCCTGCCTTACCTGCATCTGATGCGCCGCAGACTCCACAAAGTGTGAAGAGCACGGCTAATTACAAG GACAAGTCTGAAAATCCTGTTGTGAAGCTTTCTAAGAGTGCTCTGGTGCCACAAAAGACATCCACTAGGAAAAG GTCCCGTCCAACAAGCAAAGGAAACGTGGCCAAGAAACTCATGATTGATGATGAGGCCGAGGAAGACGACGGTGGCAGCAGCGGGGGTGCAGCCTCTGCTGATCAGCAAAG TCTCCCTCTCTACAGCCGCCACCCCCTTCTCTCCCGTGCACAGCTGCCGCCTCCTCTTTCTTCCTCCCGAGCGCCGCCTCCAGCCGGCTCCCCCTACAGCCGCCGCTTCCACCGCCCCTGCCTCTCCCCTGCACGCCGCACTCCTCGTCGCCTGCGCGCCGCATGGCCggcgctcggccgccgccctcgccaagcccgacgcgccgccggcccctgcgcagcagccggtcgccgcccgtgcgcgcgctcTGCGTGGCCGCTGGATCGAGGAGGCCTGGCTGCTCGCAAGCTCTCCAGGCGGCAGCACGGACTCTTCTTCCCTGAGCAGGGGAAGATCCTCACGCTACCTGTGCTCAGGGCGAACAGCGGCGGGCTCGTCGTCAAGTTCAACTCCCTGCAGGGGTTCGTGCCCAACCCTCTCCTCAGCCCCGTGCACTGGTGCAGAG ACCCAAAAAGGCCCATCCAAGATGTTAGCAAGGACCTAGTAGGAACGTCCATTTCTGTCAAG GTTAGGTTTCTTGTGCGAGCTGGGAGGCAG GTCCAGGAAGTGTATTTGACATCTTCCCTAGACCAGGAGGGCATAAAGAAGGCTGTGCAAAGAGTGCTAGGGCGTGTTCCTTGA
- the LOC120655407 gene encoding casein kinase 1-like protein 4 isoform X1: MDRIVGSKYKLGRKIGSGSFGEIYLATHVDTYEIVAVKIESSKTNHPQLLYEAKLYNALQGGTGIANIKWCGIDGDENILVIDLLGPSLEDLFVYCGRRFSLKTVLMLADQIITRIEFMHSKGYLHRDIKPDNFLMGLGRKANQVYVIDFGLAKRYRDSTTNRHIPYRENKNLTGTARYASRNTHLGIEQSRRDDLESIGYVLLYFLRGSLPWQGLKAATKKQKYDKISEKKLSTPIEALCKSHPVEFASYFHYCHSLTFDQRPDYSFLRRLFRDLFDREGYQFDYVYDWTLLKCKQSQKAKAKQGCSQDAGASSRPVTTNVDKHKVNVVRPVEASGLVEAEQRPAIRMQLKPSAENSRSNNLHHDRLRVAAGPDNALKQSTSFGRVDAPRNTAAISKTYGSFDPHTRGSYSPGPSNHI; this comes from the exons ATGGATCGGATCGTCGGCAGCAAGTACAAGCTCGGGCGCAAGATCGGGAGCGGCTCCTTCGGCGAGATCTACCTAG CGACGCACGTCGACACCTACGAGATCGTCGCCGTCAAAATC GAAAGCAGCAAAACCAATCATCCGCAGTTGCTATATGAGGCTAAACTGTACAATGCTCTTCAGGGAGGGA CTGGTATTGCAAACATCAAATGGTGTGGCATTGATGGTGATGAAAATATTCTTGTCATTGATTTGCTTGGGCCAAGCCTTGAAGATCTTTTTGTTTATTGTGGCCGGAGGTTCTCACTGAAGACAGTCTTGATGCTCGCAGATCAGATC ATAACAAGAATAGAATTTATGCATTCTAAAGGTTATCTGCACAGAGACATCAAGCCTGATAACTTCCTCATGGGTCTTGGTCGAAAAGCTAATCAG GTTTATGTCATTGACTTTGGGCTCGCCAAGAGATATCGTGACTCAACCACCAATCGCCATATACCTTATAG AGAAAATAAAAACTTGACAGGCACAGCTCGCTACGCTAGTCGCAACACTCATCTTGGGATTG AGCAAAGCCGTAGAGATGATTTGGAATCCATTGGATACGTTCTTCTGTACTTCCTCAGGGGAAG CCTTCCTTGGCAGGGCTTGAAAGCAGCCACGAAGAAACAAAAGTATGACAAAATAAGTGAGAAGAAGCTTTCGACTCCTATTGAG gCTTTATGTAAATCCCATCCTGTGGAATTCGCTTCCTATTTCCACTATTGCCATTCTCTGACATTTGATCAGCGGCCCGATTATAGTTTCTTGAGACGGCTCTTTCGAGATTTGTTTGACCGTGAAG GCTATCAGTTTGATTATGTCTACGACTGGACTTTGTTAAAGTGTAAGCAATCCCAGAAGGCTAAGGCTAAACAAGGATGCTCA CAAGATGCGGGTGCAAGCAGCCGTCCAGTTACAACGAATGTGGACAAGCACAAAG TTAATGTTGTACGCCCGGTTGAAGCTTCAGGTCTGGTTGAAGCAGAGCAACGCCCGGCAATCAGAATGCAATTGAAGCCCAGTGCTGAAAATAGCCGTTCAAATAATCTGCATCATGATAGATTG AGAGTGGCTGCTGGTCCTGATAATGCATTAAAGCAATCCACATCATTTGGCCGTGTTGATGCTCCGAGGAACACTGCGGCTATCTCAAAAACATATGGGTCTTTCGATCCACATACTCGTGGAAGTTACAGTCCTGGGCCCTCTAACCACATTTGA
- the LOC120655407 gene encoding casein kinase I-like isoform X2, with product MDRIVGSKYKLGRKIGSGSFGEIYLATHVDTYEIVAVKIESSKTNHPQLLYEAKLYNALQGGTGIANIKWCGIDGDENILVIDLLGPSLEDLFVYCGRRFSLKTVLMLADQIITRIEFMHSKGYLHRDIKPDNFLMGLGRKANQVYVIDFGLAKRYRDSTTNRHIPYRENKNLTGTARYASRNTHLGIEQSRRDDLESIGYVLLYFLRGSLPWQGLKAATKKQKYDKISEKKLSTPIEALCKSHPVEFASYFHYCHSLTFDQRPDYSFLRRLFRDLFDREGYQFDYVYDWTLLKCKQSQKAKAKQGCSQDAGASSRPVTTNVDKHKASGLVEAEQRPAIRMQLKPSAENSRSNNLHHDRLRVAAGPDNALKQSTSFGRVDAPRNTAAISKTYGSFDPHTRGSYSPGPSNHI from the exons ATGGATCGGATCGTCGGCAGCAAGTACAAGCTCGGGCGCAAGATCGGGAGCGGCTCCTTCGGCGAGATCTACCTAG CGACGCACGTCGACACCTACGAGATCGTCGCCGTCAAAATC GAAAGCAGCAAAACCAATCATCCGCAGTTGCTATATGAGGCTAAACTGTACAATGCTCTTCAGGGAGGGA CTGGTATTGCAAACATCAAATGGTGTGGCATTGATGGTGATGAAAATATTCTTGTCATTGATTTGCTTGGGCCAAGCCTTGAAGATCTTTTTGTTTATTGTGGCCGGAGGTTCTCACTGAAGACAGTCTTGATGCTCGCAGATCAGATC ATAACAAGAATAGAATTTATGCATTCTAAAGGTTATCTGCACAGAGACATCAAGCCTGATAACTTCCTCATGGGTCTTGGTCGAAAAGCTAATCAG GTTTATGTCATTGACTTTGGGCTCGCCAAGAGATATCGTGACTCAACCACCAATCGCCATATACCTTATAG AGAAAATAAAAACTTGACAGGCACAGCTCGCTACGCTAGTCGCAACACTCATCTTGGGATTG AGCAAAGCCGTAGAGATGATTTGGAATCCATTGGATACGTTCTTCTGTACTTCCTCAGGGGAAG CCTTCCTTGGCAGGGCTTGAAAGCAGCCACGAAGAAACAAAAGTATGACAAAATAAGTGAGAAGAAGCTTTCGACTCCTATTGAG gCTTTATGTAAATCCCATCCTGTGGAATTCGCTTCCTATTTCCACTATTGCCATTCTCTGACATTTGATCAGCGGCCCGATTATAGTTTCTTGAGACGGCTCTTTCGAGATTTGTTTGACCGTGAAG GCTATCAGTTTGATTATGTCTACGACTGGACTTTGTTAAAGTGTAAGCAATCCCAGAAGGCTAAGGCTAAACAAGGATGCTCA CAAGATGCGGGTGCAAGCAGCCGTCCAGTTACAACGAATGTGGACAAGCACAAAG CTTCAGGTCTGGTTGAAGCAGAGCAACGCCCGGCAATCAGAATGCAATTGAAGCCCAGTGCTGAAAATAGCCGTTCAAATAATCTGCATCATGATAGATTG AGAGTGGCTGCTGGTCCTGATAATGCATTAAAGCAATCCACATCATTTGGCCGTGTTGATGCTCCGAGGAACACTGCGGCTATCTCAAAAACATATGGGTCTTTCGATCCACATACTCGTGGAAGTTACAGTCCTGGGCCCTCTAACCACATTTGA
- the LOC120655407 gene encoding casein kinase 1-like protein 3 isoform X3: MDRIVGSKYKLGRKIGSGSFGEIYLATHVDTYEIVAVKIESSKTNHPQLLYEAKLYNALQGGTGIANIKWCGIDGDENILVIDLLGPSLEDLFVYCGRRFSLKTVLMLADQIITRIEFMHSKGYLHRDIKPDNFLMGLGRKANQVYVIDFGLAKRYRDSTTNRHIPYRENKNLTGTARYASRNTHLGIEQSRRDDLESIGYVLLYFLRGSLPWQGLKAATKKQKYDKISEKKLSTPIEALCKSHPVEFASYFHYCHSLTFDQRPDYSFLRRLFRDLFDREGYQFDYVYDWTLLKCKQSQKAKAKQGCSQDAGASSRPVTTNVDKHKGLVEAEQRPAIRMQLKPSAENSRSNNLHHDRLRVAAGPDNALKQSTSFGRVDAPRNTAAISKTYGSFDPHTRGSYSPGPSNHI, translated from the exons ATGGATCGGATCGTCGGCAGCAAGTACAAGCTCGGGCGCAAGATCGGGAGCGGCTCCTTCGGCGAGATCTACCTAG CGACGCACGTCGACACCTACGAGATCGTCGCCGTCAAAATC GAAAGCAGCAAAACCAATCATCCGCAGTTGCTATATGAGGCTAAACTGTACAATGCTCTTCAGGGAGGGA CTGGTATTGCAAACATCAAATGGTGTGGCATTGATGGTGATGAAAATATTCTTGTCATTGATTTGCTTGGGCCAAGCCTTGAAGATCTTTTTGTTTATTGTGGCCGGAGGTTCTCACTGAAGACAGTCTTGATGCTCGCAGATCAGATC ATAACAAGAATAGAATTTATGCATTCTAAAGGTTATCTGCACAGAGACATCAAGCCTGATAACTTCCTCATGGGTCTTGGTCGAAAAGCTAATCAG GTTTATGTCATTGACTTTGGGCTCGCCAAGAGATATCGTGACTCAACCACCAATCGCCATATACCTTATAG AGAAAATAAAAACTTGACAGGCACAGCTCGCTACGCTAGTCGCAACACTCATCTTGGGATTG AGCAAAGCCGTAGAGATGATTTGGAATCCATTGGATACGTTCTTCTGTACTTCCTCAGGGGAAG CCTTCCTTGGCAGGGCTTGAAAGCAGCCACGAAGAAACAAAAGTATGACAAAATAAGTGAGAAGAAGCTTTCGACTCCTATTGAG gCTTTATGTAAATCCCATCCTGTGGAATTCGCTTCCTATTTCCACTATTGCCATTCTCTGACATTTGATCAGCGGCCCGATTATAGTTTCTTGAGACGGCTCTTTCGAGATTTGTTTGACCGTGAAG GCTATCAGTTTGATTATGTCTACGACTGGACTTTGTTAAAGTGTAAGCAATCCCAGAAGGCTAAGGCTAAACAAGGATGCTCA CAAGATGCGGGTGCAAGCAGCCGTCCAGTTACAACGAATGTGGACAAGCACAAAG GTCTGGTTGAAGCAGAGCAACGCCCGGCAATCAGAATGCAATTGAAGCCCAGTGCTGAAAATAGCCGTTCAAATAATCTGCATCATGATAGATTG AGAGTGGCTGCTGGTCCTGATAATGCATTAAAGCAATCCACATCATTTGGCCGTGTTGATGCTCCGAGGAACACTGCGGCTATCTCAAAAACATATGGGTCTTTCGATCCACATACTCGTGGAAGTTACAGTCCTGGGCCCTCTAACCACATTTGA